The Theileria orientalis strain Shintoku DNA, chromosome 2, complete genome genome has a window encoding:
- a CDS encoding uncharacterized protein (Os05g0546600 protein) yields MSHRYKSEPEDYRSVKKEIKKEDKYENRHKDRAKTEYKREGKAEDSKKYKKEVVETPSPVPEKEKPNFEPSGLLAAETNNRNGILLKYSAPEESAMPNLSWRLYIFKSEDKSNNLLKAVKIDEREFYLIGKDDRIADISLYHPSISKQHAVIQYRKMDEEIIPYLIDLNSTNGTFLNDVKLESSKYYELREKDIIKFGYSTREYVLLNDKST; encoded by the exons ATGTCACATAGATATAAATCGGAGCCAGAGGATTACAGAAGTgtgaagaaggaaataaaaaaggaagataaaTACGAAAATAGACATAAAGATCGTGCTAAAACAGAATATAAAAGAGAAGGGAAGGCGGAAGACTCTAAAAAGTACAAAAAGGAAGTAGTGGAAACACCATCGCCAGTTCCAG AAAAGGAGAAGCCTAATTTTGAACCTTCCGGCCTCCTGGCAGCAGAAACGAACAATAGAAATGGAATACTACTAAAG TACTCAGCTCCGGAAGAAAGTGCTATGCCAAATCTGAGTTGGCGTTTATACATTTTCAAGTCAGAAGATAAAAGCAACAACCTTCTAA AAGCTGTAAAAATAGACGAAAGGgagttttatttaatcgGAAAGGACGACAGAATCGCAGATATAAGCTTGTACCACCCGTCAATATCGAAACAGCACGCAGTAATACAATATCGCAAGATGGACGAAgaaattat ACCATATCTGATTGATTTGAACAGTACGAACGGAACTTTTCTAAACGACGTGAAGTTGGAATCGTCAAAATACTACGAACTGAG AGAAAAGGACATAATAAAATTCGGGTATTCGACGAGGGAGTACGTGTTACTAAATGATAAGTCAACGTAA
- a CDS encoding uncharacterized protein (VHS domain containing protein), protein MDENSYRRVMSRNLDEFGLNQNNRSANNNTNQSTNFNSKSSSIYSDDDYGRKKSNINLKQIKAVGLNCAKNLTNKLINLSNSVTGNSSSSTNRNYNTQNIYSTSAGNKKYSCSSREVYVINSSGNSQSHVSNVSGNYGANEYGGSTTTRGYGTASHPQSHPSQGPSSNTNVVDNRAYTLRCIADRIATTNDLIKNHRELVAVIERCLTHSDLLVEIRIEKDRFGAPTQESINKFSLINKVLTEKILTYIKGRRDCCIFVVKFATWRMRTTKKPEEVILSLELIQQCMNDMGGYFLGLFTKSLMKTLRKLLFATNLKHSITSGVKKRITKFLGTV, encoded by the exons atGGATGAAAATTCGTATCGCCGTGTAATGTCGAGAAACTTGGACGAATTTGGACTGAACCAGAATAACAGATCggcaaataataatacaaatcaaTCGACAAATTTTAACTCTAAATCTTCTAGTATATATAGTGATGA CGACTACGGAAGGAAAAAGAGCAACATTAACctgaaacaaattaaagCAGTTGGCCTAAATTGCGCCAAAAATTTGACAAATAAACTGATAAACCTATCGAACTCAGTGACAGGAAATAGCAGCAGTAGCACAAACAGGAACTATAACACGCAGAACATATACTCGACCTCAGCAGGGAACAAAAAGTACAGCTGTAGCAGCAGAGAAGTGTACGTGATAAACTCGTCAGGCAATAGCCAGAGTCACGTATCAAACGTGAGTGGCAACTACGGAGCCAACGAGTATGGTGGTTCGACAACCACAAGAGGGTATGGAACGGCGAGCCACCCGCAAAGTCATCCCAGCCAAGGGCCAAGCTCGAACACAAACGTAGTGGACAACAGAGCATACACGCTGAGATGCATCGCCGACAGAATTGCAACGACGAACGACCTGATAAAGAACCACAGAGAGCTCGTGGCGGTGATAGAAAGGTGTCTGACGCACTCAGACTTGTTGGTGGAAATCAGGATCGAAAAGGACCGCTTCGGAGCCCCGACGCAGGAGTCGATCAACAAGTTCTCACTCATCAACAAGGTGCTCACAGAAAAAATCCTGACGTACATCAAGGGGAGGAGGGACTGCTGCATATTCGTGGTCAAGTTTGCAACGTGGAGAATGAGGACGACGAAGAAGCCGGAGGAGGTGATCCTGTCCCTGGAGCTGATTCAGCAGTGCATGAACGACATGGGCGGGTACTTCCTGGGCCTGTTCACGAAGAGTCTGATGAAGACGTTGCGCAAGCTGCTCTTCGCAACAAACCTGAAGCACTCGATCACCTCAGGagtgaagaagaggatcaCCAAGTTTCTAGGTACGGTTTAG
- a CDS encoding uncharacterized protein (zinc finger, CCCH-type domain containing protein) — protein sequence MSGLGLIKCSSMEECSPKESYFIKKNHSTNDVPSLHLNRNLKGNLNKTAYQPFIPGYPKINNLHISGPSNGSGAGVSGGGREFGRLDLGKTLNHIEFSPWRPFLGNSLDHNYFNKHGSHNLKGSYKDGVHVTGNSNGGEKGLNGVANSGSYRDNSAAEHANGESKAPRASKSESEHVCLSGKDLEEFRTRQCPLYAKGMCLNSSKCSLSHSETWPRRNPILFKYDYKLCPNIQFSRHDNKMQLHGKCSFGRRCRFSHSKEEQLYHPELYKTRYCLNFPNCKGYYCPFAHSKEELRNFQPSGNGSGNQSAPNGSLNNTITINGNGNNNGRPDGGNGNSRLDGGSNTNNGNGNSNSHNQNNHTNISNGGGGLVIGGDLKGPVNSPSNGTVSAVRVKHRAQRDNAGALRGNDMGVTSYHVIEGENSLFRLQSHNEDLNTTGGPDANRDSDNSLRLRDEWNGNYRGRDEWTPGLKGKNDDVLSNTTSAYSNYNVEDLDIDLSSTYDALSYNSHNAPEAYKNYNYNTSEAFKNHTGQKLLNEDLDRQLNHGLEDKQRSPRAPGDVLCSPSANVAGEDLGFDKQDEDDYNWFESLIKNGLHSLEDTPQTGSKGWMGDDDLHDVFNDLRDCAVDNNCPFCSGKGDYKFADSEKMLKLSEDLFKPWSGA from the coding sequence ATGTCTGGACTGGGCCTCATCAAGTGCTCGAGCATGGAGGAGTGCTCTCCCAAGGAGAGCTACTTTATCAAGAAGAATCACAGCACGAACGACGTGCCGAGTTTGCACTTGAACCGGAACTTAAAGGGCAACTTAAACAAGACTGCCTATCAGCCCTTCATTCCGGGCTACCCCAAAATCAACAACCTGCACATCAGCGGCCCTAGCAACGGTTCTGGCGCTGGCGTCTCCGGTGGTGGTCGGGAGTTCGGCAGACTCGACTTGGGGAAGACTCTGAACCATATCGAATTCAGTCCTTGGCGGCCTTTCCTCGGGAACTCTCTGGATCACAATTACTTTAACAAGCACGGCAGCCACAACCTCAAGGGCAGCTATAAGGACGGTGTTCATGTTACCGGCAACAGCAATGGCGGAGAGAAAGGGCTCAATGGCGTTGCCAATTCTGGCTCTTACAGGGACAACTCTGCTGCTGAGCATGCTAATGGCGAGTCTAAGGCTCCCAGGGCATCCAAGTCCGAGTCTGAGCACGTGTGCCTTTCCGggaaggacctggaggagttCCGCACTCGGCAGTGCCCTCTTTACGCCAAGGGCATGTGTCTGAACTCCAGCAAGTGCAGCCTCAGTCACTCTGAGACCTGGCCCCGCAGGAACCCTATTCTTTTCAAGTACGACTACAAGCTCTGCCCCAACATTCAATTTTCTCGTCACGACAACAAGATGCAGTTGCACGGCAAGTGCAGCTTTGGGCGCCGGTGTCGCTTCAGTCACTCTaaggaggagcagctgTACCATCCTGAGCTGTACAAGACTCGCTACTGCCTCAACTTCCCCAACTGCAAGGGCTATTACTGTCCATTTGCTCACTCCAAGGAGGAGCTTAGGAACTTTCAACCCTCAGGCAACGGCTCCGGCAACCAAAGTGCCCCGAACGGCAGCCTCAACAACACCATTACAATAAACGGCAACGGCAATAACAATGGCAGACCTGATGGCGGCAATGGGAACAGTAGACTTGATGGCGGCAGTAACACTAACAACGGAAACGGTAACAGCAACAGCCACAACCAGAACAACCACACCAACATTAGCAACGGCGGTGGTGGCCTCGTCATCGGTGGCGACTTAAAGGGCCCTGTAAACTCTCCCTCCAATGGCACCGTCAGTGCCGTGCGAGTGAAGCACAGAGCCCAGAGGGACAACGCCGGCGCCCTCAGGGGCAACGACATGGGCGTCACCTCCTACCATGTAATCGAGGGGGAAAACTCCCTCTTCAGGCTCCAGAGCCACAACGAGGATCTCAACACAACCGGTGGCCCTGACGCGAACAGGGACTCTGACAACTCCCTCAGGCTCCGCGATGAGTGGAACGGCAACTACCGTGGAAGGGACGAGTGGACCCCCGGCCTCAAGGGCAAGAACGACGACGTTCTCAGCAACACCACCAGCGCCTATAGCAACTACAACGTTGAGGACCTTGACATCGACCTTTCTTCGACCTACGACGCTCTCAGCTATAACAGCCACAACGCACCGGAAGCCTACAAGAACTACAACTATAACACTTCCGAGGCCTTCAAGAACCATACTGGCCAAAAGCTGTTGAATGAGGACCTCGACCGTCAGCTTAATCATGGGCTCGAGGACAAGCAGCGCAGCCCTCGCGCCCCGGGCGACGTCCTCTGCTCCCCTAGCGCCAACGTCGCCGGTGAGGACCTCGGTTTCGACAAGCAGGACGAAGATGACTACAACTGGTTCGAGTCTCTCATAAAGAACGGCCTCCACTCTCTCGAGGACACTCCTCAGACCGGCTCCAAGGGCTGGATGGGCGACGACGACCTGCACGACGTTTTCAACGACCTGCGCGACTGCGCCGTCGACAACAACTGCCCCTTTTGCTCCGGCAAGGGCGATTACAAGTTTGCAGACTCCGAGAAGATGTTAAAGCTCTCCGAAGACTTGTTCAAGCCCTGGTCCGGTGCGTAG
- a CDS encoding uncharacterized protein (Os06g0724700 protein), with protein sequence MLKYINISHQNDKAFRYYSNFIKNENAQLYNHLRDYHVNKHNNDRIEKQKEDNNVVINRLLNILNDVNRGGYSKVDEDVVNDILESVKSLNQNRLNRYDLVRINLIKRLLWHQIINDYNHLLLESFHLLSNYSKDFGASKRQSILADNYNGVTEDNNKLVVDEISRLVSSESKHNIDDQIVLLLKYYNPRHGRYNALLCNTLNEYLLNRELNSKTSNIIVYLVLLFYNKKKVNSKLDNLAFYYNLHKKYDKLHHKPPLISDFDKYRVNVHHDYLFFKTFNHVSYYSDLGDIVNHSPNLPYFSDPGCDRQQSAEASVIKKLYNKLNNLDKFVLLQYFSLSNVLPSLNKNVLNTERDNHFTYLLFNKTFFMNNLSKLDKLPVNELLDRFEINALYRDGIKSIINYYRYYNYLYSQNLLYQYPKQESSKRKTNGLLERLVKLSDVNSLIKISGRLKINLSFTTNYGNFAKLVKYISHDLGKIDVKNSYNIIDVIYCITNNRNINQHSKSKRVDPEKDGIVTKIDKNRLLFILLLVISSNNLDINLILNIVTNVQIEENNLLIFLAIFTTLFSNSNEKYYYVFKYFFNELQRNIKNNNNNKDMQIINGLIEENERYNHCNKYDVHLPYYTKKYILLTILNQLNTTSNTTEKNILELIEQEAERLYEYCYSVLLYYSNNLSENADEILLITTNIISILYCKYPHLVTISTSRRLGLKEGDRNESPGERNGVTDGVGGSYYGYGAAEIREDEVLVKHILNHYLLNNLHIKITPYTIQQILSHYPLHSIFANDKVFKGIKYERNSSIEKMIIKSIGTKSNEDFRYFVLYLIYNMAKQCPRYNLYKSLDLALMEIPSLLKFLIVPILNDFFMFNKYINTDKPHESKENEEERAKYEEAKRLQMECLENLVLRLNNILLYNERKEEIDYLSLEILFYLIDHINYLINRAPANRSTDRADTKTCNRAPTAFGAAGVTDYGKGAGDNREVLIENYKVVMSKLNKVYLAKCSYYCGSFSRSICIIQGLLQPTYNFADAECSLIVDAQKQFFIDACCPGGDGSLSELLNILSYCYYNLNDKITYHFLQSYITNLNSWNLNNWDLNITMKAQNMEGVEKVEIDKEIKKNIKMLYISIKENNNVNYINSIQNISTLNTINNFLELDKRGDEGNLTSCLSLLTARKRKMNFVNRNNRIENIVLVYEMYKRYDRVCSMQYLISIFNDMAFEGILSSNSDLSFSGSLSGNLNIGSISRLCNYLTLYRLYKLYCSRQYTEYYHLLTHMCNVQPDAGNAGNLAYAISANMGLNGTHKGRGANGDVGFGRTTGSSSWAGAEKSKLDLLLCNYYCSHDNSLLHVVINNIWNLLVSCNDNYKLYYMYSSYLYQLITTKLSNASYIALTGGVSGTSTPRNAKPTRDNLDNFYNVFGEDEKKHIEGVDGIEGIGSLYDYSNLLMHTLEMHFLTLIYYSNHPAAADRDLGAAENTGANNCTTGSAASTAMKWNGLEWVMIRVAYLLCRFSSEGSVEFERGITLKEDLVLFLFKKMHVIFVKYLDKFPVIFYYIVINQLIGITVHKHLTNMAVLVLNRLLFRYTNVLLWYICYFKFSKIQQLNQLYSHVIDVGSESASSRDELISSKRRTIMKYNILFNELYKLSLHNLSVTADNRPSTKHDRSRYLIPLKQFFQNSRGGSGQSSPNSTPESARETFDDQILVPKTETLSYDSVYYNTEKEYIVDIKSEITVLKSKQKPKLISFVTIFTPKDTSACFYGGNNYNNGKGNSDVCGRSRANSADCKENEMDTRGGDPDAFAKATDPCSNANGNFTSHRDWTKANGVLHNGKLGGGASGHSSRGKATYLLKNEMKGDLRKDLRSMDSVKFVNKLIEKSFKHKLAMFSVITISEVVGLIQFLPNLITLKQLNQFATGCNTRECSSPVSPELLHKYVKHINNKDYVSSYGVYNDILANIRPVTVTSTTTSVKPGTANINATTTSLNPNTRSTRAGTVTAAAHTRSSVGASNGAANSATCSGVMVAAKGNYNEIYEAMRLFNLSCSLWSIFGYILGLGDRHSENILLNVKHGNLVHVDFDCLFDKGVSLLVPEIVPFRLTPTLIQNLGITGVNVNGLYYTNCLNFMKLLMTNKEVIKLVLFNFIMDPLIKWNNIRNKITSKLTSHLNVFISVPVYTREDVVDKIVREKKRKLNGGSAVSVSNTDGAGIGIKVNSSKEGGYKADDKYDQEVKVLFVDECVNIELQITQLIKSATDKHLLSRMFVGWAPWV encoded by the exons atgttaaaatatataaatatatcgCACCAGAATGATAAAGCTTTTAGATATTATAGcaattttataaagaaTGAGAATGCTCAACTTTATAATCACCTCAGAGACTATCATGTTAACAAACACAATAATGATAGAATAGAAAAGCAGAAGGAAGATAATAATGTAGTAATTAATAGACTGTTAAATATACTCAATGACGTGAATAGAGGAGGATACAGCAAGGTGGACGAAGACGTGGTAAATGATATCCTGGAATCGGTGAAGTCGCTGAACCAGAATAGGCTGAATAGATATGATCTGGTGAGGATTAACCTGATTAAGAGGCTGCTATGGCATCAGATCATCAATGACTATAATCACTTACTGCTGGAGTCGTTCCACCTGTTATCGAACTATAGCAAAGATTTTGGAGCAAGTAAAAGACAAAGCATACTTGCAGACAACTATAACGGAGTTACGGAGGACAATAATAAGTTGGTGGTGGACGAGATTAGCAGGTTGGTGTCCAGTGAGTCGAAGCATAACATAGACGACCAAATAGTACTGCTGCTTAAGTACTATAACCCGAGGCATGGGCGTTACAACGCACTTCTGTGTAACACCCTGAACGAATACCTTTTAAACAGGGAGCTGAACAGTAAAACGAGTAACATAATAGTGTATCTGGTGTTGCTCTTTTACAATAAGAAAAAGGTAAACTCGAAGCTGGATAACCTGGCGTTTTACTATAACCTGCACAAAAAGTATGACAAGCTGCATCACAAGCCGCCGCTGATAAGTGATTTCGACAAGTACCGAGTGAACGTACACCACGATTACCTGTTCTTCAAGACGTTTAACCACGTGAGCTACTACTCGGACTTGGGGGACATAGTGAACCACAGCCCGAACCTGCCTTACTTCAGCGACCCAGGTTGCGACAGGCAGCAGTCCGCTGAGGCAAGTGTGATTAAGAAGCTGTACAATAAGCTGAACAACCTGGACAAGTTTGTACTGCTACAGTACTTCAGCCTCTCAAACGTTCTGCCGAGTCTGAATAAAAACGTTCTGAACACGGAGAGGGACAACCACTTCACGTACCTGCTGTTCAACAAGACGTTTTTCATGAATAACCTGAGTAAGCTCGACAAGCTGCCAGTGAATGAATTGTTGGACAGGTTCGAAATCAATGCTTTGTACAGGGACGGAATTAAGTCTATAATAAACTACTACAGATACTATAATTACCTCTACAGCCAGAACCTGTTGTACCAGTACCCGAAGCAGGAAAGTAGTAAGAGGAAGACGAACGGGCTGTTGGAGAGGCTGGTAAAGCTGAGCGACGTGAACAGCTTGATCAAAATCAGCGGAAGACTTAAGATAAACCTGAGTTTCACGACAAATTACGGGAACTTCGCGAAGCTGGTCAAGTACATAAGCCACGACCTGGGAAAGATAGACGTGAAGAACAGCTATAACATAATTGACGTAATATACTGCATAACCAACAACAGAAACATAAACCAGCACAGCAAGTCA AAAAGGGTGGACCCAGAGAAAGATGGAATAGTGACCAAGATAGATAAGAATAGACTGCTGTTCATACTGCTGTTGGTGATAAGCAGTAACAATTTGGACATAAACTTGATACTGAACATCGTGACGAACGTGCAAATAGAAGAAAACAACCTCCTGATATTCCTCGCGATCTTCACTACGCTGTTCAGCAACTCGAACGAGAAGTACTACTACGTGTTCAAGTACTTCTTCAACGAGCTGCAGAGAAACATaaagaacaacaacaacaacaaggaTATGCAGATAATAAACGGGCTGATAGAGGAAAATGAACGTTACAACCACTGCAACAAGTACGACGTGCACCTGCCTTACTACACGAAGAAGTACATACTGCTGACGATACTTAACCAGCTGAATACGACCAGCAATAC GACAGAGAAGAATATACTGGAGCTGATAGAGCAGGAGGCGGAGAGGCTGTACGAGTACTGCTACAGCGTGCTGCTGTACTATTCGAACAATTTATCGGAAAACGCAGATGAGATTCTGCTGATAACGACAAACATAATATCGATACTCTACTGCAAATACCCGCATCTAGTGACCATTAGCACGAGTAGAAGGCTAGGATTGAAGGAAGGAGATAGAAACGAGAGCCCTGGGGAGAGAAATGGAGTTACTGATGGAGTTGGGGGCAGCTATTACGGATACGGGGCCGCTGAGATCAGGGAAGACGAAGTGCTGGTAAAGCACATCCTGAACCACTACCTGTTGAACAATTTGCACATTAAAATCACTCCGTACACAATACAGCAGATACTGTCCCACTATCCTCTGCATTCTATATTCGCTAACGATAAA GTGTTCAAAGGAATAAAGTACGAAAGGAACTCGTCAATAGAGAAGATGATCATTAAAAGCATCGGGACGAAGTCGAATGAGGATTTTAGGTATTTCGTGCTGTACTTGATATATAATATGGCGAAGCAGTGCCCGCGCTACAACCTGTACAAGAGTCTGGACCTGGCACTCATGGAGATACcgtcgctgctgaagtTTCTAATCGTGCCCATACTGAACGACTTCTTCATGTTCAacaagtatataaatactgATAAACCGC ATGAGAGTAAAGagaacgaagaagaaaggGCGAAGTACGAGGAGGCGAAGAGGCTGCAGATGGAGTGTCTGGAGAACCTGGTGTTGAGGCTAAACAACATACTGCTGTACAAT GAGAGGAAGGAAGAGATAGACTACTTGTCGCTGGAAATCTTGTTTTACCTGATCGACCACATAAACTACTTGATCAACAGGGCCCCTGCTAACAGATCAACAGATAGAGCGGACACGAAAACGTGTAATAGGGCACCTACTGCATTCGGTGCGGCCGGTGTCACTGACTATGGCAAGGGCGCCGGTGATAATAGGGAGGTGCTGATTGAGAATTACAAGGTGGTGATGAGTAAGCTGAACAAGGTGTACCTGGCAAAGTGCTCCTACTACTGCGGGTCATTCTCGAGGTCGATCTGCATCATCCAGGGGCTGCTGCAGCCGACGTACAACTTCGCAGACGCAGAGTGCAGTCTGATAGTGGACGCGCAGAAGCAGTTCTTCATAGACGCCTGCTGCCCAGGCGGAGACGGGAGTCTTtcggagctgctgaacataCTGTCctactgctactacaaCCTGAACGACAAGATCACCTACCACTTCCTGCAGTCGTACATAACGAACCTGAACAGC TGGAACTTGAACAACTGGGACCTGAACATAACGATGAAGGCGCAAAACATGGAGGGGgtggagaaggtggaaaTAGACAAGGAGATCAAGAAGAACATCAAGATGCTCTACATCTCGATCAAGGAGAACAACAACGTCAACTACATCAACTCGATACAGAACATATCGACCTTGAACACAATCAACAACTTCCTGGAGCTGGACAAGAGAGGGGACGAAGGGAACCTGACGAGCTGCCTGAGCTTGCTGACCGCGcgaaagaggaagatgaacTTCGTGAACAGGAACAACAGGATCGAAAACATCGTCCTCGTCTACGAAATGTACAAACGGTACGACCGAGTGTGCTCGATGCAGTACCTGATCAGCATATTTAACGACATGGCCTTCGAGGGGATCCTCTCGAGCAACTCGGACCTGAGCTTCAGCGGGAGCCTCTCGGGGAACCTGAACATTGGCAGCATCAGCAGGCTGTGCAACTAC CTGACGCTCTACAGGCTCTACAAGCTGTACTGCAGCAGGCAGTACACGGAGTACTATCACTTGCTGACTCACATGTGCAATGTGCAACCAGACGCAGGAAACGCGGGTAACCTGGCGTACGCAATCAGCGCAAACATGGGTCTCAATGGGACCCATAAAGGCCGGGGAGCGAATGGCGACGTGGGCTTCGGCAGAACGACTGGAAGCAGCAGCTGGGCGGGAGCCGAGAAGAGCaagctggacctgctgctgtGCAACTACTACTGCAGCCACGACAACAGCCTTCTGCACGTGGTCATCAACAACATCTGGAACCTGCTGGTCTCCTGCAACGACAACTACAAGCTCTACTACATGTACTCGAGTTACCTGTACCAGCTTATCACGACGAAGCTCTCGAACGCGAGTTACATAGCACTCACAGGCGGAGTCAGCGGCACGAGCACGCCCAGAAACGCGAAGCCGACCAGAGACAACCTGGACAACTTCTACAACGTCTTCGGAGAGGACGAGAAGAAGCACATCGAGGGCGTGGACGGCATCGAGGGGATCGGGAGCCTGTACGACTACtcgaacctgctgatgcACACTCTGGAAATGCACTTCCTGACCCTGATCTACTACTCGAACCACCCTGCAGCGGCGGACAGGGA CCTTGGAGCCGCGGAAAACACCGGAGCGAACAACTGCACGACGGGCAGCGCAGCCAGCACCGCGATGAAGTGGAACGGGCTGGAGTGGGTGATGATAAGGGTGGCGTACCTGCTCTGCAGGTTCAGCTCCGAGGGCAGCGTCGAGTTCGAGCGCGGAATCACGCTCaaggaggacctggtgctcttcctcttcaagAAGATGCACGTGATCTTCGTGAAGTACCTCGACAAGTTCCCCGTGATCTTCTACTACATCGTCATCAACCAGCTGATCGGAATAACGGTGCACAAGCACCTGACGAACATGGCGGTGCTGGTGCTGAACAGGCTCCTGTTCAGGTACACGAACGTGCTCCTGTGGTACATCTGCTACTTCAAGTTCTCGAAGATTCAGCAGCTCAACCAGCTGTACTCGCACGTGATTGA TGTCGGCTCAGAGTCCGCGAGCAGCAGAGACGAGCTCATAAGCAGCAAGAGGAGAACCATAATGAAGTACAACATCCTGTTCAACGAGCTTTACAAGCTGTCGTTGCACAACCTGAGCGTGACTGCTGACAACAGGCCGTCGACGAAGCACGACCGGTCGCGCTACCTCATTCCGCTGAAGCAGTTCTTCCAGAACAGCAGGGGCGGCAGTGGCCAGAGCAGTCCAAACAGCACCCCCGAGAGCGCCAGGGAGACGTTCGACGACCAGATTCTGGTTCCTAAAACCGAGACACTCTCGTACGACAGCGTCTACTACAACACCGAAAAGGAGTACATAGTCGACATAAAAAGTGAAATCACAGTGCTGAAGAGTAAGCAGAAGCCGAAGCTGATCTCCTTCGTAACTATATTCACCCCGAAGGACACGAGCGCCTGCTTCTACGGAGGcaacaactacaacaacgGCAAGGGCAATTCGGACGTGTGTGGAAGGTCTAGGGCCAATTCGGCGGACTGTAAGGAAAATGAGATGGACACCAGGGGCGGCGACCCAGACGCTTTCGCCAAGGCCACCGATCCATGCAGTAACGCCAATGGCAACTTCACTTCCCACCGCGACTGGACCAAAGCCAATGGCGTTCTCCACAACGGCAAGCTCGGTGGCGGCGCGAGCGGCCACAGCAGCAGGGGCAAGGCGACGTACCTTCTGAAAAACGAGATGAAGGGGGACCTGAGGAAGGACCTGCGCAGCATGGACAGCGTGAAGTTCGTGAACAAGCTGATCGAGAAGAGCTTCAAGCACAAGCTGGCCATGTTCTCCGTCATCACTATCTCTGAGGTCGTCGGGCTCATTCAGTTTTTGCCGAACCTGATTACGCTGAAGCAGCTTAACCAGTTTGCCACCGGCTGCAACACCAGGGAGTGCAGCTCCCCCGTGTCTCCGGAGCTGCTCCACAAGTACGTGAAGCACATTAACAACAAGGACTACGTGTCCTCGTACGGCGTCTACAATGACATTCTGGCCAACATCAG ACCCGTTACCGTTACTAGTACAACAACCAGCGTCAAACCGGGTACCGCCAATATCAACGCCACCACAACCAGCCTTAATCCCAACACCAGGTCTACTAGGGCTGGGACTGTGACTGCAGCTGCTCACACGAGGAGCAGCGTTGGGGCCTCCAATGGAGCGGCCAACTCCGCCACCTGCTCCGGAGTAATGGTTGCTGCCAAGGGCAACTACAACGAGATTTACGAGGCCATGAGGCTCTTTAACCTCAGCTGCTCGCTTTGGAGCATCTTCGGGTACATTCTCGGCCTCGGCGACCGCCACTCCGAGAACATTCTGCTCAACGTAAAGCACGGCAACTTGGTCCACGTCGACTTCGACTGCCTGTTCGACAAGGGCGTCAGCCTGCTCGTGCCCGAGATTGTGCCCTTCAGACTCACTCCGACTCTCATTCAGAATTTAG GAATCACTGGCGTCAACGTCAACGGCCTCTACTACACCAACTGTCTGAACTTTATGAAGCTGCTCATGACCAACAAGGAGGTCATCAAGCTCGTCCTCTTCAACTTCATCATGGACCCTCTGATTAAGTGGAACAACATCCGCAACAAGATCACCTCTAAACTGACCAGCCACTTAAACGTTTTCATCTCAGTGCCTGTGTACACGAGGGAGGACGTGGTTGACAAGATCGTCCGGGAGAAGAAGCGCAAATTAAACGGGGGCTCCGCTGTTTCTGTCAGCAACACTGACGGCGCTGGCATTGGCATTAAGGTCAATAGCAGCAAGGAGGGCGGCTATAAGGCTGACGACAAGTACGACCAGGAGGTTAAAGTGCTCTTCGTGGACGAGTGCGTCAACATTGAGCTTCAAATAACGCAGCTGATCAAGTCTGCCACTGATAAGCACCTCCTGTCGCGGATGTTTGTTGGCTGGGCGCCCTGGGTTTAA